From Mytilus edulis chromosome 9, xbMytEdul2.2, whole genome shotgun sequence, the proteins below share one genomic window:
- the LOC139489877 gene encoding uncharacterized protein — MTEPVNINTATFLQLKSLKGIGEAKANAILRAREEKGTLTEDNIFDITEISSTLWASLLKDNLITFKAVKPLGEDLASTVALPRDKISSIEKDRSDMVVSFQLQADQMREKNLAILEQQRLQYEQERDEYLQKVKQEELNHFREMVETKDKELDRYHEKTEKMQSQIEQQESLARIQKVITDRESKSGVNYNYKPPSTPDKYGPSAPKLAIFYGKSDWRPYFLQFSTIADRYKWTDEQRLFKLIELLRDRALKYYSNRVKSLQANYKLFCQKFNEKFGKKELPHILRRLLQDLRQENEENLRDFAERAQELAVDGYPDTPEKFAETLATDAFLRGCLDKRAALVAMDKNPESLDQAVQFVRSAAANQKVIMGGKKSEVKRVTFSDTEDVQEQEEEKFAVRVVEKDDDKKGVSASIEKRLKKTEDDLAETKIIVRKILNIINQNQGQNQRSRSTYRSPTPERSTSPYRGTGCFQCGKEGHYARDCPSRIMYRNGSPMRSRTPSPSSNTLNYQGSRKTANS, encoded by the coding sequence ATGACAGAACCAGTGAATATTAACACAGCTACATTTTTACAACTTAAGTCGTTAAAAGGCATTGGGGAGGCTAAAGCAAATGCCATACTAAGGGCAAGAGAAGAAAAAGGTACACTTACTGAAGACAACATCTTTGATATTACAGAAATTTCGAGTACTCTTTGGGCATCTTTATTAAAGGACAATCTAATAACTTTTAAAGCAGTTAAGCCATTGGGGGAAGATCTTGCGTCAACGGTAGCATTACCAAGGGATAAAATATCTAGTATTGAAAAGGATCGTTCTGACATGGTAGTTAGTTTTCAGTTACAGGCTGACCAGATGAGAGAGAAGAACCTGGCCATATTGGAACAACAAAGGTTGCAGTATGAGCAAGAGCGGGATGAATATTTACAAAAGGTAAAACAAGAAGAATTAAATCATTTTAGAGAAATGGTTGAAACTAAAGATAAGGAATTAGACCGGTATCATGAAAAAACAGAGAAAATGCAATCTCAAATAGAACAGCAAGAGTCTCTTGCTAGAATTCAAAAGGTAATAACTGACAGGGAATCTAAATCAGgagtaaattataattataaacccCCTTCAACTCCCGACAAATATGGTCCATCTGCTCCAAAGCTGGCTATTTTTTATGGCAAAAGTGACTGGCGACCATACTTTTTGCAGTTTTCTACCATAGCTGATAGATATAAATGGACTGATGAGCAAAGATTGTTCAAATTAATAGAACTTTTAAGAGATAGGGCTCTGAAGTACTACAGTAACAGGGTTAAATCATTACAGGCAAATTAtaaactgttttgtcagaaattTAATGAGAAATTTGGTAAAAAAGAATTACCCCATATTTTACGTAGATTATTACAGGATTTGAGGCAAGAAAATGAAGAGAATTTGAGAGATTTTGCAGAGAGGGCACAGGAGTTGGCGGTTGATGGGTATCCTGATACTCCAGAGAAGTTTGCTGAGACGCTGGCTACTGATGCATTTTTGAGAGGTTGTCTGGATAAAAGAGCTGCTTTAGTTGCCATGGACAAGAACCCAGAATCCTTAGATCAAGCAGTCCAATTTGTACGTAGTGCAGCAGCTAACCAAAAAGTTATTATGGGCGGTAAGAAGTCTGAAGTGAAAAGAGTTACATTTTCAGATACAGAAGATGTCCAAGAACAGGAAGAAGAAAAATTTGCTGTACGGGTTGTTGAGAAAGATGATGATAAAAAAGGGGTAAGTGCTAGTATTGAGAAAAGACTTAAGAAAACAGAAGATGATCTTGCAGAGACAAAAATTATTGTGAGAAAGATTCTCAATATAATTAACCAAAATCAGGGTCAAAACCAGAGGTCAAGAAGTACATATAGGTCTCCTACACCAGAAAGGTCAACAAGCCCATATAGGGGAACAGGCTGTTTTCAGTGTGGAAAAGAAGGACATTATGCCCGGGATTGTCCAAGCAGGATAATGTATCGAAATGGGTCGCCCATGCGTAGTAGAACTCCATCACCAAGTAGCAACACTTTAAACTATCAGGGATCAAGAAAGACGGCCAATTCTTGA